One window of the Eucalyptus grandis isolate ANBG69807.140 chromosome 8, ASM1654582v1, whole genome shotgun sequence genome contains the following:
- the LOC104414130 gene encoding uncharacterized protein LOC104414130: MKLSLSSSSSSSFFLLLLLLALSVLTEASNRKDEERASTPPRGWNSYDSFCWTVSEEEFLHNAEIISEKLHAQKYEYVVVDYLWYRKKVPGAYVDSLGFDVIDEWGRMIPDPVRWPSSRGGKGFTEVAKKVHSMGLKFGIHVMRGISTQAVNAKTPILDTITGGAYEESGRVWYAQDIGLKEKACAWMRNGFMSVNTDLGAGKAFLRSLYQQYASWGVDFIKNDCVFGDDLNVNEITYVSEVLKELDRPILYSLSPGTSVTPDMAKAVSGSTNLYRITGDDWDSWGDVAAHFDVARDFAAAKMIGSSGLLGRSWPDLDMLPLGYLTDPGSNEGPHRRCRLNLKEQRTQMTLWSMAKSPLMFGGDLRNIDDTTFSLITNPILLEINSYSSNNAEFPYIRKSSSPRGRKLGRSRMYPTSMEESEVEVLGLTSCKDPKASRWLVEEPDQSLERICWKENMEGRYGEPFCLYKRNSLVKSDEEIMYGSQYQGALHLLASEKANYCLNASPRRKITSSEFTRGSFSRCTWNANQMWEFHSNGTLISSYSGLCAIMKKVKANVGAAGARSWIATGRSGEIYLAFFNLNSENMVIATEVSDLAKVLPGRSITSCEGKEIWSGTGLGRLTNGTIATKVGSHDCALYVLNCN; this comes from the exons ATGaagctctccctctcttcctcctcctcctcctccttcttcctcctcctcctcctacttgCTCTCAG TGTATTAACTGAAGCTTCAAATCGAAAGGATGAAGAGCGTGCTAGCACCCCACCAAGAGGTTGGAATTCATATGATTCCTTCTGCTGGACCGTCTCCGAAGAAGAGTTTCTGCATAACGCTGAGATCATTTCCGAGAAGCTACATGCTCAGAAATATGAG TATGTAGTTGTCGACTACCTTTGGTACCGAAAAAAAGTGCCGGGTGCTTACGTTGATTCTCTGGGATTCGATGTGATTGATGAATGGGGAAGGATGATCCCTGACCCAGTTCGATGGCCTTCGTCTAGAGGTGGGAAGGGATTCACTGAAGTTGCAAAAAAAGTCCATAGCATGGGTCTAAAGTTCGGGATACATGTCATGAGAGGAATAAGCACGCAAGCTGTCAATGCCAAGACTCCTATCCTAGATACGATCACG GGAGGTGCATATGAAGAGTCCGGTCGGGTTTGGTATGCACAAGATATAGGGCTGAAGGAAAAGGCTTGTGCTTGGATGCGTAATGGATTCATGAGTGTAAATACTGACTTGGGAGCTGGAAAAGCCTTCTTGAGGTCACTTTATCAGCAATACGCATCATGGGGCGTTGATTTCA TAAAAAATGACTGCGTTTTTGGTGACGATCTGAATGTGAATGAGATCACGTATGTCTCTGAG GTTCTAAAGGAGCTTGACCGTCCCATCCTATATTCTCTGTCTCCTGGAACTAGTGTTACACCAGATATGGCAAAGGCTGTGAGTGGATCGACCAACTTGTATAGGATTACTGGGGATGATTGGGATTCATGGGGAGATGTTGCGGCACATTTTGATGTTGCAAG GGACTTTGCTGCTGCTAAAATGATTGGCTCCAGTGGCTTGTTGGGGAGATCATGgcctgaccttgatatgctaccACTGGGATATCTTACTGATCCAG GTTCAAATGAAGGCCCTCATAGGAGATGTAGGCTTAACCTAAAGGAGCAAAGAACTCAG ATGACTCTCTGGTCGATGGCCAAGTCCCCCCTCATGTTTGGTGGAGATTTGAGGAACATTGATGATACAACTTTCAGTCTTATTACCAATCCCATTCTGCTTGAGATAAATTCCTATAGCTCAAACAATGCGGAG TTCCCATATATCCGTAAATCATCGAGTCCAAGAGGTAGAAAACTCGGGCGGTCTAGAATGTACCCAACAAGTATGGAAGAGTCAGAGGTAGAGGTTTTGGGTCTGACTAGTTGCAAAGATCCAAAAGCAAGCAGATGGCTCGTTGAAGAGCCAGACCAAAGTTTGGAACGGATCTGCTGGAAAGAGAACATGGAGGGTAGATATGGAGAACCATTTTGCCTATACAAGAGAAATTCTTTAGTCAAATC AGATGAAGAAATAATGTATGGGAGCCAATATCAGGGAGCACTTCATTTATTAGCTTCTGAAAAGGCGAATTACTGCTTAAATGCTTCTCCAAGACGCAAAATCACATCTAGTGAGTTTACAAGAGGCTCATTTTCACGCTGCACATGGAATGCTAATCAG ATGTGGGAGTTTCACAGTAATGGGACACTGATAAGCAGCTATTCTGGACTCTGCGCTATAATGAAAAAAGTCAAAG CTAATGTTGGTGCTGCAGGAGCTCGCTCCTGGATCGCAACTGGAAGATCGG GAGAAATATATCTGGCCTTTTTCAACCTGAATTCAGAAAACATGGTGATAGCCACAGAAGTCTCCGACCTGGCCAAGGTGCTTCCTGGTCGGAGCATCACTTCCTGTGAAGGCAAAGAAATATGGAGCGGCACTGGCCTTGGCCGCCTGACGAATGGCACAATAGCAACAAAGGTGGGATCTCATGATTGCGCCCTCTATGTCCTCAACTGTAATTGA